The Nitrososphaerota archaeon genome has a segment encoding these proteins:
- a CDS encoding Lrp/AsnC family transcriptional regulator, with amino-acid sequence MPKAYVLINTDPEVEEEFIQHLKSIDGITEATSVYGIYDFIAKVEAPSMEKVKEVITWKIRRLKNVKATTTLVSVED; translated from the coding sequence ATGCCCAAAGCCTATGTCCTCATAAATACAGACCCGGAAGTCGAAGAGGAGTTCATCCAGCATCTAAAGTCTATAGACGGAATCACTGAAGCAACTTCAGTGTACGGAATCTACGATTTCATAGCCAAGGTCGAAGCACCTTCGATGGAGAAGGTCAAGGAAGTCATAACTTGGAAGATCAGAAGGTTGAAGAACGTTAAAGCTACTACAACTTTGGTTTCTGTTGAGGATTAG
- a CDS encoding restriction endonuclease, whose protein sequence is MPFSRMLLNGNALLLMLNSIENDMLDISAPKGIAKNVWKNSVQFVRSYGIGQIYNGKLQLKPSDKVRIAMFAAPMVQDLRKVSQKLDWKDFELFVSEVAEQNGFYVKSNLVIAKPRAQIDLIAIKGALCIAVDCKHWERNVGSSRLGAIARKQIRRAKILLGFLDVKIVLPAIVTLVPNLSRSVAGVPVVPVSEVNSFFANVDGYLGEYKIIRKHEKRRKIDGR, encoded by the coding sequence TTGCCATTCTCAAGAATGCTTCTTAATGGCAATGCGCTACTACTAATGCTTAATTCGATTGAGAATGATATGTTGGATATTTCTGCCCCAAAAGGTATAGCCAAGAACGTTTGGAAGAATTCTGTTCAGTTCGTACGATCATATGGGATAGGCCAGATTTACAATGGAAAACTTCAGCTAAAACCTTCTGACAAGGTTAGAATTGCAATGTTTGCAGCTCCAATGGTGCAAGATTTGAGGAAGGTCTCGCAGAAATTGGATTGGAAAGACTTTGAACTCTTCGTTTCTGAAGTTGCAGAACAAAATGGCTTTTATGTCAAAAGTAATTTGGTGATAGCAAAACCGAGGGCGCAGATAGATCTAATAGCTATCAAGGGGGCTCTGTGCATAGCAGTGGACTGCAAGCACTGGGAGAGAAACGTGGGAAGTTCAAGACTTGGTGCAATTGCAAGGAAGCAGATCAGGAGGGCCAAGATATTGTTGGGGTTTTTAGACGTCAAGATCGTTTTGCCAGCCATTGTAACATTGGTACCTAATCTGAGCAGGTCGGTTGCAGGCGTCCCCGTGGTACCTGTTTCAGAGGTCAATAGCTTCTTCGCGAATGTCGATGGCTATCTTGGAGAATACAAAATCATACGCAAACACGAAAAAAGGAGAAAAATAGATGGAAGGTAA
- a CDS encoding TrkH family potassium uptake protein codes for MFVGGCTFSTAGGLKVIRMMIAFRSVPWLVRNNMMPNSAMTLVKIGKNVFFEKEIAIVMAMLFTGAASVIATSAVIMLGGHSFLNSLFESVSAFTGTGLSTGVTSMELPDFAKVALIITMVVGKLEIIPVLITLKAVVGYLAQRERIEAIMYSIKKSPE; via the coding sequence ATGTTCGTAGGAGGATGCACATTCTCCACTGCAGGAGGATTGAAAGTTATTCGAATGATGATAGCCTTTCGCTCTGTCCCTTGGCTTGTTCGGAATAATATGATGCCCAACTCTGCAATGACACTAGTGAAGATTGGAAAGAACGTCTTTTTCGAGAAGGAAATTGCTATCGTAATGGCGATGCTATTTACAGGTGCAGCTTCGGTGATTGCTACAAGTGCAGTTATAATGCTTGGCGGTCATTCGTTCCTGAACTCGCTGTTCGAATCTGTTTCTGCTTTCACGGGTACAGGTTTAAGCACAGGTGTTACAAGCATGGAGTTACCTGATTTTGCCAAAGTTGCCCTGATTATTACAATGGTCGTAGGAAAATTGGAAATAATACCAGTTCTAATAACACTAAAGGCAGTCGTCGGATACTTGGCTCAAAGAGAAAGAATTGAGGCTATTATGTACAGCATAAAGAAATCTCCTGAATAG
- a CDS encoding galactose-1-phosphate uridylyltransferase, protein MPDLRRDYFTERLTLTNTERSVRGSDIEADEERGAKCFVCDYANSKKSSLPLIIEHPRSLSVSTSKSPSTVHQVFVANLSHNSSFQKLPVDGIAKLLSMAQENLRVQYEKQDIFVLLMARYGNAAGGIMHPNLEIITLPETPSLIVEEMVAVERSMQDLGICPMCRVISVEQGGPRQLISTEHFISFAPWAPTSSHEFWVYPKSHDPSFLKVSSKVINDLALIFRSTLGGMHRELGQIPFTMSFHSISEKMGKDYHWHIEVHPILKTWGSMEKGLGVYVNDVPPEMTGEVLGKAARKELAELVGI, encoded by the coding sequence GTGCCCGATCTAAGGAGAGATTATTTCACCGAAAGGCTCACCTTAACCAATACAGAGCGCAGTGTCAGGGGCAGTGATATAGAAGCAGATGAGGAGCGGGGTGCAAAATGCTTCGTGTGCGACTATGCAAATTCGAAGAAGTCCTCTCTTCCCTTGATTATTGAACATCCTCGCAGCCTGAGTGTCAGCACTTCTAAATCTCCGTCTACCGTTCATCAAGTTTTTGTTGCAAACCTTAGCCACAACAGCTCCTTCCAGAAACTACCTGTAGATGGGATAGCGAAACTACTCAGCATGGCTCAGGAAAATCTGCGAGTGCAGTACGAAAAGCAGGACATCTTCGTTCTGCTTATGGCAAGATATGGAAATGCGGCAGGAGGAATAATGCATCCAAACCTCGAAATCATAACGCTCCCCGAAACTCCATCTTTGATAGTGGAAGAAATGGTAGCAGTAGAAAGATCGATGCAGGACTTGGGTATTTGTCCCATGTGCAGGGTGATAAGTGTTGAACAGGGAGGTCCAAGGCAGTTAATCTCTACGGAACATTTCATATCTTTTGCGCCTTGGGCTCCAACGAGCTCGCATGAATTCTGGGTCTATCCAAAATCTCACGACCCAAGTTTCCTCAAAGTTTCTAGCAAAGTGATCAACGATCTGGCATTGATCTTCAGGTCAACGCTAGGAGGCATGCATAGGGAATTGGGACAAATCCCATTCACTATGAGTTTCCATTCTATAAGTGAAAAAATGGGCAAAGATTATCATTGGCATATAGAGGTTCACCCAATACTCAAGACTTGGGGGAGCATGGAAAAGGGCCTGGGCGTCTATGTAAACGACGTACCGCCTGAAATGACGGGCGAGGTTCTTGGTAAGGCCGCACGAAAAGAGCTTGCAGAGCTTGTAGGAATCTAG
- a CDS encoding methylase, with the protein MQQELIAIPSTVLEDCSTLRERTEKAGMIARAAAIFGISKICIYGVDAKRDEDRFLKLILEYLETPQYLRKKIYPISEELKFAGLLPPLRIPSHLVPADISKVKVGDVREGIVVKQDKRHFADIGLPKLAAISDNLPSNKRITAQITSMNNGISARIIDREDAPAYWGYTVATFPSMTKMFQQLRPDFSVLTSRKGTSIQDKWDSIGEKIRLANSLLVAFGSPKRGLPEILAQEKLQVQNSILLNTIPKQTVETVRAEEAMLATLAVLNLAKI; encoded by the coding sequence GTGCAACAAGAGCTTATCGCAATCCCTTCAACAGTGTTAGAGGATTGTTCTACTCTAAGGGAAAGAACTGAGAAAGCAGGAATGATAGCAAGGGCAGCAGCCATTTTTGGGATCAGTAAGATTTGCATTTACGGTGTAGATGCTAAAAGGGACGAGGATCGGTTTCTAAAACTAATTCTGGAATACCTTGAAACTCCGCAGTATTTACGTAAGAAAATTTATCCGATCTCCGAAGAGTTGAAGTTTGCTGGACTTCTTCCTCCCCTCCGAATACCAAGCCATCTAGTCCCTGCAGACATCTCCAAAGTGAAGGTAGGCGATGTAAGAGAAGGGATAGTAGTTAAGCAAGATAAAAGACACTTTGCTGACATCGGCTTACCAAAACTTGCAGCCATTTCTGACAACTTGCCATCGAACAAAAGAATAACTGCGCAAATAACCTCCATGAACAATGGGATTTCTGCGAGAATCATAGACAGGGAGGATGCTCCAGCCTATTGGGGCTACACCGTGGCGACCTTCCCCAGCATGACGAAGATGTTTCAGCAGCTCCGGCCAGACTTTTCAGTTCTTACCTCCAGAAAAGGTACTAGCATTCAGGACAAATGGGATTCCATAGGCGAAAAAATCAGGCTGGCTAACAGCCTGCTTGTCGCATTCGGCTCCCCAAAACGCGGCCTTCCAGAAATACTGGCACAAGAGAAGTTGCAAGTGCAAAATTCGATCTTGCTTAACACAATTCCGAAGCAGACGGTAGAAACGGTCAGAGCAGAAGAAGCCATGCTTGCTACGCTGGCAGTCCTAAATCTCGCAAAGATCTAA
- a CDS encoding thioredoxin family protein: MELGAKAPDFSLLGVDGKRYSLKDFNKPVLVIIFSCNHCPYVQAFEDRIIAIARDYRDKVQIVAINSNDEKAYPEDDYEHMVERAKKKGFNFPYLRDKEQTVVSAYGAVCTPHVFGFDKDRRLRYQGRIDDSKDPKMVKSNDLRNALDDLIAGKEVRTPLTRAFGCSIKWFIQ, encoded by the coding sequence CTGGAGCTTGGAGCCAAAGCACCCGACTTTAGTCTATTGGGTGTAGATGGGAAGAGATATTCCCTGAAAGACTTTAACAAACCAGTACTAGTAATAATCTTCAGCTGCAACCATTGTCCGTACGTTCAAGCATTTGAAGACAGGATTATCGCAATAGCAAGGGATTACAGGGACAAAGTGCAAATTGTAGCTATTAACTCCAATGATGAGAAGGCATATCCTGAAGACGACTACGAGCACATGGTAGAAAGAGCCAAGAAGAAAGGCTTCAACTTTCCTTATCTGAGGGATAAAGAGCAGACCGTAGTTTCTGCCTATGGTGCTGTCTGCACGCCGCATGTATTCGGATTTGACAAAGACAGGAGATTGAGATATCAGGGCAGGATAGATGACAGCAAAGACCCTAAAATGGTAAAATCTAACGATCTGAGAAATGCCCTAGACGACCTTATTGCTGGGAAAGAAGTCAGAACTCCTCTGACAAGAGCATTTGGTTGCAGCATAAAGTGGTTTATACAATAG
- a CDS encoding SIS domain-containing protein — translation MLEEAEVAKVDKSGLYRIYEAWPEYAIEASNIRVNLPSCDKIENIILAGMGGSACPADMIKSWLSSQIEVPLAVVRDSRLPNFVSKNTLVIASSISGDTRETIMAAREAHGRKAILATMSAGGKLEQFSKKHSIPHTNVRKLQVPRASLLFVLFPTISLLSGLGIIRPPRYEIDEAKKTLSKIWGTISVNVPFERNPSKALADRLRGGIPAIFATDLLSAAAVRFKDCLNENSKIHAFSDSLPEIAHNEIEAWNNDWDDVLKPILLRQPVENENVRERFKAFEELFNARGITPSNVVAEGETVLSNILGMIYLLDYASIYLAVVKKVDPTPTPNIDALKTKLDARLSSIDMLV, via the coding sequence ATGCTTGAAGAGGCCGAAGTTGCAAAGGTCGATAAATCTGGTCTCTACAGGATATATGAGGCCTGGCCAGAGTATGCCATAGAAGCCTCGAATATAAGGGTCAACCTTCCCTCTTGCGATAAGATAGAAAACATAATTCTTGCAGGGATGGGAGGCTCTGCATGCCCTGCTGACATGATAAAGAGCTGGCTCTCTTCCCAGATAGAAGTTCCCCTTGCAGTGGTTCGGGACAGCAGGTTGCCAAACTTTGTCAGCAAGAATACTCTGGTTATCGCTTCCAGTATATCTGGAGATACAAGGGAGACGATTATGGCAGCAAGAGAGGCTCACGGGAGAAAGGCCATATTGGCAACGATGTCCGCAGGCGGCAAACTTGAACAGTTTTCCAAGAAGCATAGCATCCCTCATACTAACGTAAGGAAATTACAAGTGCCAAGGGCAAGCCTGCTCTTCGTCCTCTTCCCTACGATCTCGCTGCTTTCCGGTCTTGGGATAATCAGGCCTCCACGTTATGAGATCGACGAAGCGAAAAAGACGCTGTCGAAGATATGGGGCACGATATCTGTCAATGTGCCTTTCGAAAGAAACCCCTCCAAAGCACTGGCTGATAGGCTTAGAGGAGGCATACCTGCAATTTTTGCCACCGACCTGCTTTCTGCTGCGGCTGTTCGCTTTAAGGATTGCCTGAATGAGAATTCCAAGATTCACGCCTTCAGCGACTCCCTTCCAGAGATAGCGCACAACGAGATAGAGGCATGGAACAACGACTGGGACGATGTCCTGAAGCCCATCCTGCTACGCCAACCTGTTGAAAATGAAAATGTTAGAGAGAGGTTCAAGGCGTTTGAAGAGCTCTTTAATGCAAGAGGCATCACACCTAGCAATGTTGTTGCTGAAGGTGAGACAGTCTTGAGCAATATTCTAGGAATGATTTACCTGCTCGATTATGCTTCGATCTACCTTGCCGTAGTAAAGAAAGTCGATCCGACTCCTACTCCTAACATAGATGCCCTAAAGACCAAGCTCGATGCAAGGCTGTCGTCCATTGATATGCTAGTGTAA
- a CDS encoding DNA-directed RNA polymerase subunit K: MVTTGKTRKTKKKAPEPPAPRIKRELVTVTRDEIKGAEIQIGPPKLTRFEKARIIGTRALQLSYGAPPFLPIKENVKDPIAIAMEELESKALPISIRRSLPDGRSQDIPLKVLLG; the protein is encoded by the coding sequence ATGGTTACTACAGGTAAGACTCGCAAGACAAAAAAGAAGGCTCCAGAACCTCCTGCACCAAGGATAAAACGTGAGCTTGTAACCGTGACGAGGGACGAGATAAAGGGTGCAGAAATTCAGATTGGCCCTCCGAAACTCACAAGATTTGAGAAGGCAAGAATTATTGGAACTAGAGCACTGCAACTATCCTACGGTGCACCTCCATTTCTGCCAATAAAGGAAAATGTCAAAGATCCAATAGCGATTGCGATGGAAGAGCTGGAAAGTAAAGCCCTACCGATTTCGATAAGAAGGTCTCTTCCAGACGGAAGGTCTCAGGATATCCCTCTGAAGGTTCTTCTGGGCTAA
- the apgM gene encoding 2,3-bisphosphoglycerate-independent phosphoglycerate mutase — MNNKLVYILLDGVGDKPDPTLNYVTPLHAAKTPALDKLARNGKSGLVYTVKKGIAPESDIGVFCMLGYDFTENYIGRGVVEAIGSGLKFQDGYIALRGNFATLGEKNEIVDRRAGRNLTTEEAKELSRAISERVSLSHDAEIQFISTVGHRCVLVVSVKGEKLSANISNTDPAYERVHGIGAAVTGDKKFSLAECKALDKNPESRFAAELINEFTEKAKKVLAEHPVNAKRKKEGKKLANIVLLRDAGDSLVEIPSMREKYGLNFACLLDMPVEKGIAKLTKMEQYAGGSTTDYEYKAKMTADILKNHDAVYVHIKTTDEPGHDGDARLKTKVIEQIDAKFLAPLIRSVDLKRTAFVISADHSTPCIMKGHSDDPVPLLVSLEGMDRDGTCRFTEKDASKGSLGTLKGINALKTAIELIS, encoded by the coding sequence ATGAACAACAAACTAGTCTACATTTTGCTGGACGGCGTAGGCGATAAGCCAGACCCCACATTGAATTATGTTACCCCGCTGCATGCTGCAAAGACACCTGCACTCGATAAGCTTGCAAGAAATGGCAAGAGCGGTTTAGTGTACACCGTGAAAAAGGGGATAGCCCCAGAATCGGATATTGGAGTATTCTGCATGCTCGGCTATGATTTTACGGAGAATTATATCGGAAGAGGCGTCGTAGAAGCCATAGGCTCTGGCCTGAAATTTCAGGATGGATACATTGCATTAAGAGGGAACTTTGCTACACTTGGCGAGAAGAACGAAATAGTCGATAGGAGGGCTGGGAGGAATCTTACTACTGAAGAGGCAAAGGAGCTTAGCAGGGCGATAAGTGAAAGAGTAAGCCTTTCACACGATGCAGAGATTCAGTTCATTTCAACTGTTGGACATAGGTGTGTTTTGGTAGTTTCTGTCAAAGGAGAGAAACTCTCGGCAAACATTTCGAATACCGATCCTGCATACGAAAGGGTTCACGGAATTGGAGCTGCAGTAACTGGTGATAAGAAATTCTCACTTGCTGAATGCAAGGCACTCGACAAGAACCCTGAAAGCAGATTTGCTGCAGAGCTGATAAACGAGTTTACCGAGAAAGCAAAGAAGGTTCTTGCCGAGCACCCAGTCAATGCAAAAAGAAAGAAGGAAGGGAAGAAGCTCGCAAACATTGTTCTGCTAAGGGATGCTGGAGACTCTCTTGTTGAAATTCCAAGCATGAGGGAAAAATACGGCCTGAATTTTGCCTGCCTGCTGGACATGCCCGTTGAAAAAGGGATAGCAAAATTGACAAAGATGGAGCAATATGCAGGAGGTTCGACGACTGATTATGAGTACAAGGCCAAGATGACTGCAGATATCCTCAAAAATCATGATGCTGTTTATGTCCACATCAAGACTACGGACGAGCCCGGGCATGACGGGGATGCTAGGCTGAAGACAAAGGTCATTGAGCAGATAGATGCCAAGTTTCTGGCTCCTCTAATTAGATCGGTCGATTTGAAGAGGACCGCGTTCGTGATCTCTGCAGACCATTCGACGCCGTGCATAATGAAAGGGCACAGCGACGACCCGGTACCCCTGCTGGTTTCTTTAGAAGGTATGGACAGGGATGGGACGTGCAGGTTTACGGAAAAGGATGCAAGCAAAGGGAGCTTAGGTACGCTAAAAGGAATTAATGCACTGAAAACTGCGATAGAGCTCATCTCTTAA
- a CDS encoding cation transporter: MSTDHSNPYIRKAERITLLSAAIVGGIGIVELVISQIAGSVALLADGIDAMSDASVTAIVWAGIRISLKKPNSLFQYGYYRAENLSALLIAIMLAIVSGLTFYNGFLRFFSPIPIESPSLALVTAFIAGTVSLILAFIKRSIAIKSNLVSLKAEATNTIKDGLGSFVVFFSILVSSLGFIQMDSIGAMIVSVFIATVSITIMKEATLILLDAWQNPDVVGEIKQIVENLEEGVLLRSVRLRRSGPYIVGEMNISVNPQMTVAQLTKLKKEINGAVKSKVSQLNSLMISAEAEEDDSEVSRPPRKSDKI; the protein is encoded by the coding sequence TTGTCGACTGATCATAGTAACCCATACATTAGGAAAGCGGAACGTATCACACTATTATCCGCGGCAATCGTTGGTGGCATTGGAATTGTTGAACTAGTCATATCTCAAATTGCTGGAAGCGTTGCGTTACTCGCGGATGGTATTGATGCCATGTCCGACGCAAGCGTTACAGCAATAGTGTGGGCAGGTATCCGAATCAGCCTTAAGAAACCTAATAGTTTATTCCAGTACGGATATTATCGAGCGGAGAATCTTTCGGCTTTACTGATTGCCATAATGCTTGCAATAGTAAGTGGTTTAACATTCTATAATGGTTTTCTTCGATTCTTTTCACCGATACCAATAGAATCTCCTTCTCTTGCCCTAGTAACTGCTTTCATAGCAGGAACCGTATCGTTGATATTGGCATTCATCAAGAGAAGTATAGCTATCAAATCAAACCTCGTCTCTCTTAAAGCGGAGGCCACGAATACCATCAAGGATGGTCTAGGTTCGTTTGTAGTTTTCTTCAGCATTCTTGTCTCCTCTCTTGGATTTATCCAGATGGATTCTATAGGAGCGATGATAGTGTCTGTATTCATCGCTACAGTATCGATAACAATCATGAAGGAAGCAACTCTTATACTTCTTGATGCTTGGCAGAATCCTGATGTCGTTGGGGAGATAAAGCAAATCGTCGAGAATCTTGAAGAAGGTGTACTGCTAAGAAGTGTCAGACTCAGACGAAGTGGCCCCTACATAGTTGGCGAGATGAACATAAGCGTCAACCCGCAAATGACTGTTGCCCAGCTAACCAAATTGAAGAAGGAGATTAACGGAGCGGTAAAAAGCAAGGTGAGTCAGTTAAACAGCCTTATGATTTCTGCTGAGGCAGAAGAAGATGATAGCGAAGTCTCTCGGCCTCCTCGCAAGTCCGACAAGATTTAA
- a CDS encoding cation:proton antiporter: MLSEEVVLSGVLSVSLLVFFAKIMAGLFSRVGIPAVLGELAAGIIFGPHALGSLIVISGHKIIEISEVVLVFSQIGAVLILFTAGLEMTFAEFRAAGVKSFTVGGLGVIVPFFLGYYLTLSLGYTFGNALIVAAALTATSIAITVKVLEELGKTNDVDAKIMINSAVVDDVLALAVLAVVLSVIETGAIPALSDIVVKLGTILVLWFALLVGVVFAVPRFLALLPRWKVEGTEEAAATVTCFGSASLAVVLGLSPIVGAYAAGMALAGSHSLTTIKKYIEKVNMIFAPIFFAVIGASLDLTSISPQVLMLLGAMSLVAVISKIVGCGLPAGLLTKSRKSGWKIGLGMTSRGEVGLVIAGLGLTAGIVGQDVYAALVGTVILTTILSPILLKRAYKEPSGK, encoded by the coding sequence ATGCTATCAGAAGAAGTCGTTCTTAGCGGGGTACTGAGCGTCAGTCTCCTTGTATTCTTTGCTAAGATAATGGCAGGTTTATTCTCACGGGTAGGAATTCCTGCAGTGCTCGGGGAACTAGCTGCAGGAATAATTTTTGGACCCCATGCGCTGGGATCGCTAATAGTGATCTCTGGGCATAAAATAATTGAGATTAGCGAAGTCGTGCTGGTCTTTTCCCAGATTGGCGCTGTGTTAATTCTCTTTACTGCTGGGTTGGAGATGACATTTGCAGAGTTCAGGGCAGCAGGCGTGAAATCTTTTACCGTAGGAGGTCTAGGCGTTATAGTACCCTTCTTTCTGGGGTATTACCTAACTCTATCATTGGGATACACGTTTGGAAACGCATTGATAGTAGCAGCAGCCTTGACCGCTACCAGCATTGCCATCACTGTAAAAGTGCTTGAAGAACTGGGGAAGACTAATGATGTGGATGCAAAGATCATGATAAATTCGGCTGTTGTTGATGACGTTTTGGCTTTAGCTGTTCTGGCAGTAGTACTATCTGTAATAGAGACGGGGGCAATACCCGCACTATCCGACATTGTTGTGAAGCTTGGCACTATTCTTGTGCTCTGGTTCGCACTTCTTGTAGGCGTAGTTTTTGCAGTACCACGTTTTTTGGCCTTGCTACCAAGATGGAAGGTGGAAGGGACTGAGGAGGCTGCTGCGACGGTAACATGTTTTGGCTCTGCTTCGCTAGCGGTTGTGTTAGGCCTATCGCCTATTGTTGGTGCATATGCAGCAGGGATGGCACTAGCAGGATCGCATTCGCTAACAACAATAAAGAAATACATAGAGAAGGTTAACATGATATTCGCACCAATATTCTTCGCAGTTATCGGAGCATCGCTTGATCTTACTAGCATCTCTCCTCAGGTCTTAATGCTTCTAGGCGCAATGTCCTTGGTAGCAGTCATCAGCAAAATAGTAGGTTGCGGGCTACCTGCAGGGCTTTTAACCAAAAGCAGAAAATCAGGCTGGAAGATTGGATTAGGCATGACATCTAGAGGCGAAGTAGGTCTAGTAATAGCAGGATTGGGGCTGACTGCAGGGATCGTTGGGCAAGATGTCTATGCTGCACTTGTAGGGACGGTAATCCTTACAACAATTCTATCTCCCATTCTGCTGAAACGTGCGTACAAAGAACCGTCAGGCAAATAG
- a CDS encoding hydroxyacid dehydrogenase, producing MVAIKVLINDGMNPEGIEIFKKAGISVDERRRKPDELLKDIKGFDALTVRSSTKVTKQVIEAGAMGNLKIIGRQGVGFDNIDVEAASQNGVIVKSAPYGNTNAVAELVVGLMLNVARKISKADDTLKKGRWSRRNLEGFELSGKTVGLLGCGRIAQRLSRLLSGFGAQVIGYDIALDRVREAFPESRIRYVSKEEVLGADFISLHTGGNQTVVGEKEIALMKPHAIVINTSRGRNIDEDALYRALKDGKIAGAGLDVYAEEPEAENSDFVNKLRELDNVVLTPHLGASTKEAQVKTSIETARIIVEYLLKGDFSNSVNVGETVEMEEKQVYPLFIHHLDVPGAFAQIDGKLGEYKINIRENRSREIGTGHVLTVYFVHQLPSKEVLAELKKLDIVLRVAV from the coding sequence GTGGTTGCTATCAAAGTCCTCATCAATGATGGCATGAACCCCGAAGGGATAGAGATATTCAAGAAGGCTGGGATATCGGTAGATGAACGTAGGAGGAAACCTGACGAACTGCTCAAGGACATAAAGGGGTTTGACGCTCTAACAGTTAGAAGCTCTACAAAGGTGACCAAACAGGTCATTGAAGCAGGAGCTATGGGAAATTTGAAGATCATTGGAAGGCAGGGAGTGGGCTTTGACAATATAGATGTGGAAGCGGCATCACAGAACGGAGTTATCGTAAAATCCGCTCCATACGGCAATACGAACGCCGTTGCAGAGTTAGTAGTCGGATTAATGCTGAACGTTGCGAGGAAGATATCAAAGGCAGATGATACTCTAAAGAAAGGCAGATGGAGCAGGCGCAACCTAGAAGGCTTCGAACTGTCGGGCAAGACCGTAGGTCTGCTTGGCTGCGGGAGAATAGCGCAGAGACTATCCAGACTGCTCAGCGGATTTGGTGCACAGGTCATAGGCTATGACATAGCCTTGGACAGGGTTCGGGAAGCGTTCCCAGAGTCAAGAATAAGGTACGTTTCAAAAGAGGAAGTACTTGGGGCAGATTTCATCAGCCTCCACACGGGCGGGAACCAGACAGTTGTTGGGGAGAAAGAGATTGCGCTGATGAAACCTCATGCCATAGTGATAAACACGTCAAGAGGAAGAAACATCGACGAAGATGCACTTTATCGGGCGTTGAAAGATGGCAAAATTGCAGGTGCAGGGCTTGATGTCTATGCAGAAGAGCCAGAAGCCGAGAACAGCGACTTTGTGAACAAGCTGAGAGAGCTCGATAACGTCGTTCTTACGCCTCACCTTGGAGCATCAACGAAAGAGGCACAGGTAAAGACCTCCATAGAAACAGCACGAATCATTGTCGAATATCTCCTGAAGGGAGACTTCTCCAACTCTGTAAATGTCGGAGAGACGGTAGAAATGGAGGAGAAGCAGGTCTACCCCCTGTTCATACATCACCTTGATGTCCCCGGTGCTTTTGCACAGATCGATGGAAAGCTGGGCGAATACAAGATAAACATCCGCGAGAACCGTTCTAGAGAGATAGGAACTGGGCATGTCCTTACCGTCTACTTTGTGCATCAACTGCCTAGCAAGGAAGTCCTTGCTGAGCTGAAAAAGCTCGATATCGTGCTCCGAGTTGCAGTTTAA